One genomic segment of Rhodothermales bacterium includes these proteins:
- a CDS encoding biotin transporter BioY, whose protein sequence is MSALALRSPRTASVDLLRSEDASALVQVAGIVGFALLAVLGAQVRIYLWEIPITLQTVAVYGSGLFLGWRNGLLAMGLYLLLGLFFPVFAGEGFGATYLLGALSAGYLLALPLVAAVVGAASARWNSFAGSFLSVALGSVVLFTCGVVWLHVAAGHATWAESIYKGWLLFVLWDLAKLLLVSGAYTGIRRMTA, encoded by the coding sequence ATGTCCGCTCTCGCTCTCCGCTCCCCCCGTACCGCCTCCGTCGACCTCCTCCGCAGCGAGGACGCCTCGGCCCTCGTGCAAGTCGCCGGCATCGTCGGCTTCGCCCTCCTCGCCGTGCTCGGCGCGCAGGTGCGGATCTACCTCTGGGAGATCCCGATCACGCTGCAGACCGTCGCCGTCTACGGCAGCGGGCTCTTCCTCGGCTGGCGCAACGGGCTCCTCGCGATGGGGCTCTATCTGCTCCTCGGCCTGTTCTTCCCCGTGTTCGCGGGCGAAGGCTTCGGCGCGACGTACCTCCTCGGCGCGCTCTCGGCGGGCTACCTCCTCGCGCTCCCGCTCGTTGCCGCCGTCGTCGGCGCGGCGTCGGCTCGGTGGAACTCGTTCGCGGGCTCCTTCCTCTCCGTGGCGCTCGGATCCGTCGTGCTCTTCACGTGCGGCGTCGTCTGGCTGCACGTCGCCGCTGGCCACGCGACCTGGGCCGAGTCGATCTATAAGGGCTGGCTGCTGTTCGTGCTGTGGGACCTCGCGAAGCTCCTGCTCGTCAGCGGCGCGTACACCGGCATCCGCCGGATGACCGCCTGA